The following coding sequences are from one Arthrobacter sp. PvP023 window:
- a CDS encoding YafY family protein — translation MSALRTERLLNLLIALLNTRYGLRRSELREKVYRDTTSSEVAFGRMFERDKSDLRQFGFDVETVMDQGWGSDDPATTRYRIGKESNRLPDVNLTSAECTVLILAAQLWEQAALGSAAQNAMRKLQAAGGLAEAELPAGVQPRIRPAGQAFEDLVTAMHAQHPVTFRYLAGSTGREELRTVEPWGLGSRFGQWYLVGLDRGRAAKRFFRLSRFTSAVTVQEKERYSPPPGFNVRKELDSLPELPVQSAIVDVASGKVLGLRKRATGAPAAGIPVEASDGGWDRLSVPFRDAEVLGEELASYGPNVTVVAPPELVTAVRRRLKAAADFAASPAPAIVFPDNPPAKRPRKRTSEDQLQRMLQLVPFLVHNQGLHISEVASSFGVTRKELEDDLRILICSGLPEGYPDDLLDIQWEDDHVYITQDLDLNRPVRFTVDEACALLTGLEALNGLPELAEGSALESVTVKLMAAAGEEGLKAASIAGPEVGPGNSAHLATIRQAITDGLQLHLKYFSAQRDSMSERDVDPLRLYSLDNTWYFEAYCHSARGLRNFRLDRIEALEPNGRRATDAAQPAGGFPVKLFTPNDDDALVIVELAPQGIGLADDYYAERTAPLPNGGLIAEIRFGSTGWLPMFVAQHGGAVRILAPQDLADAAGEWIDAALARYGG, via the coding sequence GTGTCCGCCTTACGTACAGAACGCCTCCTGAACCTGCTCATCGCGCTGCTCAACACCCGCTACGGCCTGCGGCGCAGCGAATTGCGCGAAAAGGTCTACCGTGACACCACCAGCAGCGAGGTGGCCTTCGGCCGGATGTTCGAGCGGGACAAGAGCGACCTCCGCCAGTTCGGCTTCGACGTCGAAACGGTCATGGACCAGGGCTGGGGTTCGGACGATCCTGCCACCACGCGCTACCGCATCGGCAAGGAGTCCAACCGGCTCCCTGACGTCAACCTCACCTCCGCCGAATGCACCGTGCTCATCCTCGCAGCGCAGTTATGGGAGCAAGCCGCATTGGGGTCGGCAGCACAGAATGCCATGCGCAAACTGCAGGCAGCAGGCGGCCTCGCTGAAGCCGAACTGCCGGCAGGCGTTCAGCCGCGGATCAGGCCCGCGGGCCAGGCCTTCGAGGACCTGGTCACAGCCATGCATGCCCAGCATCCCGTGACGTTCCGGTACCTGGCCGGCAGCACCGGCCGCGAAGAACTCAGGACCGTTGAGCCCTGGGGCCTGGGCAGCCGCTTTGGCCAGTGGTACCTGGTCGGCCTGGACCGGGGCCGCGCGGCGAAGCGTTTCTTCCGCCTGTCCCGCTTCACATCTGCGGTGACCGTCCAAGAAAAGGAACGCTATTCACCCCCGCCCGGCTTCAACGTCCGGAAGGAACTTGATTCACTGCCCGAACTGCCGGTGCAGTCCGCCATCGTGGACGTGGCGTCCGGCAAGGTGCTCGGCCTGCGCAAGCGCGCGACAGGAGCCCCCGCCGCCGGGATACCGGTCGAGGCGTCCGACGGCGGTTGGGACCGTCTCAGCGTCCCCTTCCGGGACGCTGAGGTGCTGGGTGAAGAACTCGCATCCTACGGGCCGAACGTCACGGTGGTTGCGCCCCCCGAGCTGGTAACGGCGGTCCGGAGGAGGCTGAAGGCCGCTGCAGACTTCGCGGCATCTCCTGCACCCGCGATCGTCTTTCCGGACAACCCTCCGGCGAAGCGCCCGCGGAAACGGACGTCCGAGGACCAACTCCAGCGGATGCTTCAGCTCGTGCCGTTCCTGGTACACAACCAGGGCCTGCATATCAGCGAGGTTGCTTCCAGTTTTGGAGTTACCCGGAAGGAGCTTGAAGACGATCTGCGCATCCTGATCTGTTCCGGCCTTCCCGAGGGATACCCGGACGATCTCCTGGACATCCAATGGGAGGATGACCATGTTTACATCACGCAGGACCTTGACCTCAACCGTCCGGTCCGCTTTACCGTGGACGAGGCCTGCGCCCTGCTGACCGGCCTGGAGGCCCTCAACGGCCTGCCTGAGCTCGCCGAAGGAAGCGCGCTGGAGTCTGTCACGGTGAAACTGATGGCGGCAGCAGGGGAGGAGGGCCTGAAGGCGGCGTCCATCGCCGGCCCGGAGGTGGGCCCGGGGAATTCCGCGCATCTTGCGACGATCCGGCAGGCCATCACGGACGGCCTTCAGCTGCATCTCAAGTACTTTTCCGCGCAGCGCGACTCCATGTCGGAGCGGGACGTCGACCCGTTGCGGCTCTACTCGCTGGACAATACGTGGTACTTCGAGGCGTATTGCCACAGCGCACGGGGCCTGCGTAATTTCCGGCTGGACCGCATCGAGGCCCTGGAGCCAAACGGCCGGCGGGCCACCGATGCGGCACAACCCGCCGGCGGCTTCCCGGTGAAGCTGTTCACCCCGAACGACGACGACGCTCTGGTCATCGTCGAACTGGCACCGCAGGGCATCGGACTGGCCGACGACTACTATGCCGAACGGACTGCCCCGCTCCCTAATGGCGGGCTCATTGCCGAAATCAGGTTCGGCAGCACCGGGTGGCTGCCCATGTTCGTAGCCCAGCATGGCGGCGCCGTCCGCATTCTGGCACCGCAGGACCTGGCCGATGCTGCCGGGGAATGGATCGACGCCGCCCTGGCCCGCTACGGCGGCTAG
- a CDS encoding FKBP-type peptidyl-prolyl cis-trans isomerase, whose translation MSFGQRNFDRQKPEIDFPEGDVPTELVITDLIEGDGAEAKPGDTVSTHYVGVAWSTGEEFDASWGRGAPLDFRVGVGQVIQGWDQGLLGMKVGGRRRLEIPSELAYGSRGAGGAIAPNEALIFVVDLVGVR comes from the coding sequence ATGTCATTTGGACAGCGCAATTTCGACCGCCAGAAGCCGGAAATTGACTTCCCCGAGGGCGATGTACCCACCGAACTGGTCATCACTGACCTCATCGAGGGTGACGGAGCCGAGGCCAAGCCGGGCGACACTGTGTCCACCCACTATGTCGGAGTCGCCTGGTCCACAGGCGAAGAATTTGACGCCTCCTGGGGCCGCGGTGCTCCGCTGGACTTCCGCGTTGGCGTCGGCCAGGTCATCCAGGGCTGGGACCAGGGCCTGCTGGGCATGAAGGTCGGCGGCCGCCGCCGCCTGGAGATCCCCTCCGAACTCGCGTACGGTTCCCGCGGTGCCGGCGGAGCGATCGCCCCCAACGAAGCACTCATCTTCGTTGTGGACCTCGTCGGAGTCCGCTAA
- the prcA gene encoding proteasome subunit alpha → MTQQFYVSPEQLMKDRADFARKGIARGRSVVVISCEEGIALVAENPSPSLHKIGEIYDKIAFAAVGKYNEFESLRQAGVRYADVRGYSYDREDVTARGLASVYAQSLGAVFTAEQKPFEVELAVAEVGGNQSDDHLYRLTFDGSIADEKRFIVMGGQADKVAETVESGWQQELNFAGAIRLAMKGLVTDKEAGELPASALEVAVLDRASESTRGSRRAFRRLGDDEIAALLSKEN, encoded by the coding sequence ATGACTCAACAGTTTTATGTGTCACCCGAACAGCTGATGAAGGACCGTGCGGACTTCGCACGGAAGGGTATCGCCCGCGGCCGCTCAGTCGTGGTCATCAGCTGCGAGGAGGGGATTGCACTCGTCGCGGAAAATCCCTCCCCGTCCCTGCACAAAATCGGTGAGATCTACGACAAGATCGCCTTCGCCGCCGTCGGAAAATACAACGAGTTTGAAAGCCTCCGCCAGGCGGGAGTGCGGTACGCGGACGTCCGCGGCTATTCCTATGACCGGGAGGACGTCACAGCCAGGGGCCTGGCCAGCGTCTATGCGCAAAGCCTGGGTGCGGTGTTCACGGCCGAGCAGAAACCGTTTGAAGTTGAGCTTGCAGTAGCGGAGGTCGGAGGGAACCAGTCGGACGACCATCTGTACAGGCTGACGTTCGACGGTTCGATCGCTGATGAGAAGCGCTTCATCGTGATGGGCGGCCAGGCCGACAAAGTGGCCGAAACGGTGGAGAGCGGTTGGCAGCAGGAGCTGAACTTCGCCGGTGCCATCAGGCTCGCAATGAAAGGGCTCGTCACCGACAAGGAAGCCGGCGAACTACCGGCGTCAGCCCTGGAAGTTGCAGTACTGGACCGCGCTTCGGAGAGCACCCGGGGATCCCGGCGGGCCTTCCGGCGCCTCGGCGACGACGAAATCGCCGCCCTGCTGTCTAAGGAGAACTGA
- a CDS encoding FKBP-type peptidyl-prolyl cis-trans isomerase: protein MRRLLAILIPGLLLITACGGTPAAPEPTSQSAGETAKLDSLKLTDNGDKKAPGVAFDKPLDVKEPTVKVVTEGDGERLKANQIADISILAVSGKDGSTLEDTFAKDPEPLELNDALKTGNAVIYNAFVGAKIGSQLALAVPGQAAKEGAEAGPTQLLVVKVLSAKDAPKVLDKPEGETVTPPAGLPTVKENDKGIPEISVEGVKAPAALVSQDLIKGTGPAVKETDTLTVNYVGVTLNGGTKFDSSFDRGEKASFPLTGVIKGWTQGLAGKTVGSRVLLVIPKDLAYGDAGQGEAKGDLVFVVDILGVK from the coding sequence GTGCGCCGACTACTAGCAATTCTCATTCCCGGACTGCTGCTGATAACCGCCTGCGGCGGAACGCCCGCAGCCCCGGAACCCACCAGCCAGTCTGCTGGCGAGACCGCCAAGCTCGACTCCCTGAAGCTTACGGACAACGGGGACAAGAAGGCACCCGGAGTCGCATTCGACAAGCCCCTGGACGTGAAGGAACCCACCGTCAAGGTGGTCACCGAGGGCGACGGAGAACGCCTCAAAGCCAACCAGATCGCCGACATCTCGATCCTCGCCGTCAGCGGCAAGGACGGCTCCACCCTTGAAGACACCTTTGCCAAGGACCCGGAGCCCCTCGAATTGAACGATGCCCTCAAGACCGGTAACGCCGTGATCTACAACGCGTTTGTGGGCGCCAAGATTGGCTCTCAGCTGGCCCTCGCCGTCCCGGGCCAGGCCGCCAAGGAGGGTGCCGAGGCCGGCCCCACGCAATTGCTGGTGGTCAAGGTCCTCTCCGCCAAGGACGCCCCGAAGGTGCTCGACAAGCCTGAGGGTGAGACGGTCACGCCTCCCGCCGGGCTTCCCACCGTCAAGGAAAACGACAAGGGCATCCCGGAGATCTCTGTTGAGGGCGTCAAGGCGCCTGCGGCGCTCGTCTCCCAGGACCTGATCAAGGGCACTGGCCCCGCGGTCAAGGAAACCGACACCCTGACAGTGAACTATGTCGGAGTCACCCTGAACGGCGGAACGAAGTTCGATTCCAGCTTCGACCGCGGCGAAAAGGCCAGCTTCCCGCTCACCGGCGTCATCAAAGGCTGGACGCAGGGCCTTGCCGGCAAGACCGTGGGCTCGCGCGTCCTTTTGGTTATCCCGAAGGATCTTGCCTACGGTGATGCGGGACAAGGTGAGGCCAAGGGCGACCTGGTGTTCGTCGTCGATATCCTCGGCGTCAAGTAA
- the dop gene encoding depupylase/deamidase Dop: MRVMGSETEYGIHAPSAPGANATMMSARVIQAYAQLTRQRAAGGAETRWDYTDEEPLHDARGWTLERNQADPSQLTDQPPVLDAEAVALAYGREELEQDGEDETGSLLMNMVLGNGARLYVDHAHPEYSSPEVTNPLDAVAWDAAGDMVALSAVRRMAADPQLPPVNLYKNNTDNKSVSYGSHENYLMPRAVPFGDIVRGLTPFFITRQIMCGAGRVGLGQDSSRPGYQISQRADFFEAEVGLETTIRRPIINTRDEPHATADKYRRLHVIIGDANLSQAANYLKFGTTAMVLSLIEAGLAPRIEVHEPVAALQAVSHDTSLTATLRLLDGRRVTALDLQWMYHEAAAKLAQDTGVGDAVDGDGHTYALLERWAATLTDLDSDRTAAASSVEWLAKLSLLEGYRQRDGLEWNDARLGLVDLQWADVRPEKGLYHRMLARGRMDRIVDDETIARAVTEPPSDTRAYFRGRCVSSFSKDVVGASWDSVIFDVPGHGRLQRVPTREPLRGTEALTGGLFARHKDTGSFLAELLGQTPPPPPA; this comes from the coding sequence ATGCGGGTGATGGGATCAGAAACCGAATACGGCATCCACGCTCCGTCGGCGCCGGGCGCCAACGCCACGATGATGTCCGCCCGCGTCATCCAGGCCTACGCCCAGCTGACCCGCCAGCGCGCCGCCGGCGGGGCGGAAACACGGTGGGACTACACGGACGAGGAACCGCTGCATGACGCCCGGGGGTGGACGCTGGAACGCAACCAGGCCGACCCCAGCCAACTGACGGACCAGCCCCCGGTCCTCGATGCCGAAGCTGTGGCGCTGGCCTACGGACGCGAGGAACTGGAGCAGGACGGCGAAGACGAAACCGGCTCGCTCCTGATGAACATGGTGTTGGGCAACGGTGCGCGCCTGTACGTGGACCATGCTCATCCGGAATATTCGAGCCCGGAGGTGACGAATCCGCTGGACGCGGTCGCCTGGGACGCCGCGGGAGACATGGTGGCGCTTTCGGCGGTGCGCCGAATGGCCGCCGATCCGCAGCTTCCGCCGGTGAACCTGTACAAGAACAACACGGACAACAAGTCGGTGTCCTACGGCTCCCACGAGAACTACCTCATGCCGCGGGCGGTGCCCTTTGGCGACATCGTCCGGGGGCTGACACCGTTCTTCATCACGCGTCAGATCATGTGCGGTGCCGGCCGCGTGGGCCTCGGACAGGACAGCTCCCGGCCGGGCTACCAGATCAGCCAGCGGGCGGATTTCTTCGAGGCTGAGGTTGGTCTGGAGACCACCATCCGCCGGCCGATCATCAACACACGGGACGAGCCGCACGCCACGGCGGACAAATACCGCCGGCTGCATGTGATCATCGGCGACGCGAACCTCAGCCAGGCCGCCAACTACCTCAAGTTCGGCACCACGGCCATGGTGCTCAGCCTGATCGAGGCCGGCCTTGCTCCCCGCATTGAGGTCCACGAGCCGGTGGCGGCCCTCCAGGCCGTCAGCCACGACACCTCTCTGACCGCAACCCTCAGGCTTCTGGATGGCCGCCGCGTCACAGCTTTGGACCTGCAGTGGATGTACCACGAAGCCGCAGCCAAGCTCGCCCAGGACACCGGGGTGGGTGACGCCGTGGACGGCGACGGACATACCTACGCCCTCCTGGAACGCTGGGCCGCGACGCTGACGGATCTCGACAGTGACCGGACTGCTGCTGCCTCGTCCGTGGAGTGGCTGGCCAAGCTGTCCCTGCTGGAGGGCTACCGTCAGCGGGACGGACTGGAGTGGAACGACGCCCGGCTGGGCCTAGTGGACCTTCAGTGGGCAGACGTCAGGCCCGAAAAGGGGCTTTACCACCGGATGCTTGCACGGGGCCGGATGGACCGGATCGTCGACGACGAAACCATCGCCCGAGCGGTGACGGAACCGCCGTCGGACACGCGCGCCTACTTCCGCGGCCGTTGCGTCAGCAGCTTCAGCAAGGACGTGGTTGGCGCCAGTTGGGACTCAGTCATCTTCGATGTTCCGGGCCACGGACGGCTCCAACGAGTGCCCACCCGCGAGCCTTTGCGGGGAACGGAAGCCCTCACCGGAGGCCTGTTTGCGAGGCACAAGGACACCGGATCTTTCCTGGCCGAACTGCTCGGACAAACTCCGCCTCCGCCACCGGCATAA
- a CDS encoding ubiquitin-like protein Pup codes for MAGQEQQQPQSRENEFDDDAPATPPASGEAQASAATQGVDDLLDEIDGVLESNAEEFVRAFVQKGGQ; via the coding sequence ATGGCAGGCCAGGAGCAGCAGCAGCCGCAGTCACGGGAAAACGAATTCGACGACGACGCCCCCGCAACGCCGCCCGCATCCGGAGAAGCCCAGGCATCGGCAGCCACCCAGGGCGTGGACGACCTCCTGGACGAAATCGACGGCGTCCTCGAATCGAACGCCGAAGAATTCGTCCGTGCCTTCGTTCAAAAGGGCGGCCAATAG
- the tatC gene encoding twin-arginine translocase subunit TatC → MALMDHLKELKNRLIKSAIGLVIGGIGGWILYDPVLSALKEPVDRIAETTGGTSSVNFSSIASPFDFKLQLSLLIGAVISSPVWIYQLWAFITPGLTKKERHYTLGYMAAAVPLFLAGVWVGWMVTPQVVRALTQFTPSGFSNLIDARDYVDFVTRMVLFLGLAFLVPVVLVGINMAGIIRGETILKAWRITVFLVFVLAAVAAPGADALSMFLLAGPLLALFFAAIGLCIFNDRRRDRKAAKIAAETEATADVATPGTELGKL, encoded by the coding sequence ATGGCCCTGATGGATCACCTTAAGGAGCTCAAGAACCGGCTCATTAAGTCGGCCATTGGCCTGGTCATCGGCGGCATCGGCGGCTGGATCCTCTACGACCCGGTATTGAGCGCCCTCAAGGAACCGGTGGATCGGATTGCCGAAACCACCGGCGGCACTTCTTCGGTGAATTTCTCCAGCATCGCGTCGCCGTTCGACTTCAAACTGCAGCTTTCACTGTTGATCGGCGCCGTCATCTCCAGCCCCGTCTGGATCTACCAGCTGTGGGCCTTCATCACCCCCGGCCTCACCAAGAAGGAGCGGCACTACACGCTCGGCTACATGGCCGCAGCCGTGCCACTGTTCCTTGCCGGCGTGTGGGTTGGATGGATGGTGACACCGCAGGTGGTGCGCGCACTGACCCAGTTCACGCCGTCCGGGTTCTCCAACCTCATCGATGCCCGCGACTACGTCGATTTCGTCACGCGCATGGTCTTGTTCCTTGGCCTCGCGTTCCTTGTCCCCGTGGTCCTGGTGGGTATCAACATGGCCGGCATCATCAGGGGTGAAACCATCCTGAAGGCCTGGCGCATCACGGTGTTCCTCGTCTTTGTGCTGGCCGCCGTTGCTGCTCCGGGCGCAGATGCCCTGTCCATGTTCCTGCTCGCGGGCCCCCTGCTGGCACTGTTTTTCGCCGCCATCGGCCTGTGTATCTTCAATGACCGGCGCCGGGACCGGAAGGCCGCGAAGATCGCCGCCGAAACTGAAGCGACGGCCGACGTCGCAACGCCCGGTACCGAACTGGGGAAACTGTAG
- the pafA gene encoding Pup--protein ligase, producing the protein MDKRIFGIETEFGISYSSPDSRPLAPEEVARYLFRKVVSWGRSSNVFLTNGSRLYLDVGSHPEYATAECDDLGQLIAHDRAGELILDDLVDEAQERLAAEGFNGTVYLFKNNTDSAGNSYGSHENYLIPRRGEFSRLAEILIPFLVTRQLIAGAGKILKTPHGATFAFSQRADHIWEGVSSATTRSRPIINTRDEPHADAEFYRRLHVIVGDSNMSETTALMKVGTVDLILRMIEAGVIMRDMRMENPIRSIREISHDLSGRALIRLANGRQLTALEIQREYLNKVTSFVAENGAHNQHVPLILDLWERTLTAIESGDTSTIDTEIDWAIKKKLMDSYRKRHGLGLDAPRIAQLDLTYHDISRTRGLYYLLQSRGAVRRVVDDTAVKDAVDAPPQTTRAKLRGDFVRRAQELGRDYTVDWVHLKLNDRAHQTILCKDPFRNVDERVDALLDSMG; encoded by the coding sequence ATGGACAAGCGCATTTTCGGCATTGAGACCGAATTCGGCATCTCGTACTCGAGCCCGGACTCGCGTCCGCTCGCACCGGAGGAAGTGGCACGCTACCTCTTCCGCAAAGTGGTCAGCTGGGGCCGTTCCTCCAATGTGTTCCTGACGAACGGCTCACGCCTGTACCTGGACGTGGGCTCCCACCCCGAGTACGCAACCGCCGAATGCGACGACCTGGGACAGCTGATCGCCCATGACCGTGCGGGAGAACTGATCCTGGACGACCTCGTGGACGAGGCCCAGGAGAGGCTGGCCGCCGAGGGATTCAACGGCACCGTCTACCTTTTTAAGAACAACACCGACTCCGCGGGCAATTCCTACGGCAGCCACGAAAATTACCTCATTCCACGCCGCGGTGAATTCTCGAGGCTCGCCGAGATCCTCATTCCCTTCCTGGTAACACGCCAGCTCATCGCCGGTGCCGGCAAGATCCTGAAGACCCCGCACGGCGCCACTTTCGCCTTTTCCCAGCGCGCGGACCACATATGGGAAGGCGTGTCCTCCGCCACCACCCGGTCCCGTCCCATCATCAACACCCGGGACGAGCCCCACGCCGACGCGGAGTTCTACCGCCGCCTCCACGTCATCGTGGGCGACTCCAACATGTCCGAAACCACGGCCCTGATGAAGGTCGGCACCGTGGACCTGATCCTCCGGATGATCGAGGCCGGAGTGATCATGCGGGACATGCGGATGGAGAATCCGATCCGCAGCATCCGTGAGATCTCCCACGACCTCAGTGGAAGGGCGCTCATCCGCCTTGCGAACGGCCGTCAGCTGACCGCCCTGGAGATCCAGCGCGAGTACCTGAACAAAGTTACGTCCTTTGTCGCCGAAAACGGTGCCCACAACCAGCATGTGCCCCTCATCCTGGACCTCTGGGAACGGACGCTGACAGCCATTGAAAGCGGAGACACCAGCACGATTGACACTGAGATCGACTGGGCCATCAAGAAGAAGCTGATGGACAGCTACCGGAAACGGCACGGACTCGGGCTGGACGCGCCCAGGATCGCCCAGCTGGACCTCACCTACCACGACATTTCGCGGACCCGCGGGCTCTATTACCTGCTGCAGTCCCGCGGTGCTGTCCGCCGTGTGGTGGACGACACTGCAGTCAAGGACGCTGTTGATGCGCCGCCGCAGACAACCCGGGCAAAGCTCCGCGGCGACTTTGTCCGCCGCGCCCAGGAACTGGGCCGCGACTATACGGTTGACTGGGTACACCTGAAGCTCAACGACCGGGCCCACCAGACGATCCTGTGCAAGGATCCGTTCCGCAACGTGGACGAGCGCGTGGATGCCCTCTTGGACTCTATGGGCTGA
- the prcB gene encoding proteasome subunit beta — protein sequence MQDTTANQVAANATSSFTEHLQRNRPGLLPYNQPFPAALTGAGSQPLQVPHATTIVSLTYGGGVLMAGDRRATMGNVIASRHIEKVFPADSYSVLGIAGTAGIAIDLTRLFQVELEHYEKIEGTLLSLEGKANRLGAMIRGNLPMAMQGLAVVPLFAGFDLPVGIGRLFSYDVTGGRYEEKEHHAVGSGSVFARGALKKLWRPGLTAEEAVAVAVESLYDAADDDSATGGPDPVRQLWPVVYTVERSGARRIPDHDLASVAGAIIEARTTARREA from the coding sequence GTGCAGGACACCACAGCCAACCAGGTAGCTGCCAACGCCACGTCATCATTCACTGAACACCTCCAACGCAACAGGCCCGGCCTGCTTCCCTACAATCAGCCCTTCCCGGCAGCGCTGACCGGCGCCGGATCACAGCCGCTGCAGGTGCCGCATGCCACCACCATCGTTTCGCTGACCTATGGCGGGGGAGTCCTGATGGCTGGAGACCGCCGCGCCACGATGGGGAACGTCATCGCCAGCAGGCACATCGAAAAAGTGTTTCCTGCCGACAGCTATTCGGTGCTGGGAATTGCCGGCACTGCGGGCATCGCAATAGATCTCACGCGGCTGTTCCAGGTGGAACTGGAACACTACGAAAAAATCGAGGGAACCCTGCTGAGCCTGGAGGGCAAAGCCAACCGGCTCGGTGCCATGATCCGCGGAAACCTGCCCATGGCCATGCAGGGGCTGGCCGTAGTGCCGTTGTTCGCCGGGTTCGACCTGCCCGTCGGCATCGGCCGCCTGTTTTCTTACGACGTCACCGGCGGACGGTACGAGGAGAAGGAACACCATGCCGTGGGTTCCGGTTCCGTGTTTGCCCGCGGTGCGCTCAAGAAACTCTGGCGGCCGGGGCTGACGGCCGAAGAGGCCGTGGCCGTGGCCGTTGAATCCCTTTACGACGCGGCGGACGACGACTCGGCAACCGGCGGACCGGACCCCGTCCGGCAGTTGTGGCCGGTTGTCTACACCGTTGAACGTTCGGGTGCCAGGCGCATACCCGACCACGACCTCGCATCCGTAGCCGGCGCCATCATCGAGGCCCGGACCACAGCACGGCGGGAGGCCTGA
- the tatA gene encoding Sec-independent protein translocase subunit TatA: MGRLFDGPWPIVIIIIVALLLFAAPKLPAMARSLGQSMRIIKSEVKEMKNDGKPEAKDGTDPVEGKIVNHPQSRPQNGDSSSGTGSADGNDVPPSNRV; encoded by the coding sequence GTGGGACGACTCTTTGATGGCCCTTGGCCCATCGTCATTATTATCATCGTGGCTCTGTTGCTGTTTGCCGCGCCAAAACTTCCGGCCATGGCCCGTAGCCTCGGCCAGTCAATGCGGATTATCAAATCCGAGGTCAAGGAAATGAAGAACGACGGCAAGCCCGAAGCCAAGGATGGCACGGACCCGGTCGAAGGCAAGATCGTCAACCATCCGCAGTCCCGCCCGCAAAACGGTGACTCCAGCAGCGGCACCGGCAGCGCAGACGGCAACGACGTTCCGCCGTCGAACCGCGTTTGA